The Sphaerochaeta globosa str. Buddy region GCAATGGAATTAAAAACATAGGTTTCTCTCCTCTCGAATGCAACTACTTGCTTTGGTTGATACAATTTCGACACCTCTCTGTTTGGAAAACACTAATACTGTATTGATACGAACTAATTTTCAGAAAGCACAGAATGTACATGAACCTCAGTAGCTTGCTTCTTTCCTAAGCTCCCCCTCCAAGGAAGAACCACTAGAAAGGAATTTCAGCATCATCATCGTACGGATTTAAACGGCTTGGGTTTTCTTCCTGACATCCTCCAAGCGGCTGGACACCGAACGAATCAGCAACCAACACCCAACGGCTTTTCTTTGACCCATCGTTGGAATTCCAGAATTCCTGTCTCATCTCTCCTCTGACAACTACAGGCTTGCCCCTTGTGAGCTTTCCGACAAGCGATTCAGCAGCCCTTGAAAATTGGACAACATCAAAGAACGATGAGGTGTTCTGTCCCTTGTCATATCGTCCAACAGCAACGCTGAATTTCAGTATCGGGGTCTGCCCTGCATATTTGATTTCACTGTCAGAAGTGAGCCTTCCAGTAATCATGATTGAACACATATCTGCCATAATTAGT contains the following coding sequences:
- a CDS encoding single-stranded DNA-binding protein, whose protein sequence is MADMCSIMITGRLTSDSEIKYAGQTPILKFSVAVGRYDKGQNTSSFFDVVQFSRAAESLVGKLTRGKPVVVRGEMRQEFWNSNDGSKKSRWVLVADSFGVQPLGGCQEENPSRLNPYDDDAEIPF